The nucleotide window GGGTCAGCTCGCCTTTGCCGCTCAAGCGTTCGTCGTGTGCGGCGTCTTCTTCGACGTTTTGCGTGTTGAACTTCCGCGTCCAATCGCTCTCACGAACGCGGGAGCTGCGGTTCTTGCGAAAATTGGTGCGGAGCTGCTTTTTCGGTTTGGCCAAGCAGAAATCAGACGGGTTTGTTGGGGTCGCGGATCTGGCCCGGACGGTCGTCCAAGATGTCATAACGCCGCCGGTCGGGCTCGCGTGGCAGCGGTGTGTTTTGCTTTTCGTCTCGGTCTTTGGTCAGTAGGCCGGCCCGCTCGAGCAACGACTTCTGAAAGATTTCGCTGCGGTCTCCGTCGGTCGGCGGCGGGCCGACGGCCCCCAAGTCGGCCGGCGAATAGTGAATCTCATATCGGTGCTTGGCCACGGCCAGCGTATCGCCGGGGTCGATCCGCTTTT belongs to Pirellulales bacterium and includes:
- a CDS encoding FHA domain-containing protein; amino-acid sequence: MYGELIPLGGGDPIPLRKKSLLVGRRESCDIVLRFPNVSAHHCQLTLLNGYWYVHDLQSRNGVKVNNLKVTEKRIDPGDTLAVAKHRYEIHYSPADLGAVGPPPTDGDRSEIFQKSLLERAGLLTKDRDEKQNTPLPREPDRRRYDILDDRPGQIRDPNKPV